One segment of Castanea sativa cultivar Marrone di Chiusa Pesio chromosome 3, ASM4071231v1 DNA contains the following:
- the LOC142627146 gene encoding glutathione S-transferase U10-like, whose amino-acid sequence MEEKQGEVVLFGTWISSFCTRVELALKLKGIPYEYVEEDLTNKSELLLSHNPVHKKVPVLVHNGKSIAESLIILEYIEECWNTTPKLLPEDPHQRAKLRFWANYYDQKVVPFFYIMTRAKGKEEIEKAIEDLSQVLKVFEEGIEKDFPGQNPFFNGDSLGYLGISIGAHGCNYKAVHEVVDAVVISEKNPKFLSWINALKNCPLMEETLPPQDKLVARFKEHLLKLNIEAERQAYRVSSSD is encoded by the exons atggaggAGAAGCAAGGTGAAGTTGTCCTGTTTGGAACATGGATCAGCTCATTCTGCACTAGAGTTGAGCTAGCCCTCAAACTAAAAGGCATACCCTATGAGTATGTGGAGGAAGATTTGACAAACAAAAGTGAGTTGCTCCTTAGCCACAATCCAGTCCACAAGAAAGTACCTGTACTTGTTCACAATGGGAAATCCATTGCTGAGTCACTAATTATTCTTGAATACATAGAAGAGTGCTGGAATACCACCCCAAAACTATTGCCTGAGGATCCTCACCAAAGGGCAAAACTCCGTTTTTGGGCCAATTATTACGATCAAAAG GTTGTGCCATTCTTCTACATCATGACCAGGGCCAAAGGCAAGGAGGAAATAGAGAAAGCCATTGAAGACTTGAGCCAAGTGCTTAAGGTGTTTGAAGAAGGTATTGAAAAGGATTTTCCAGGGCAGAACCCATTCTTCAATGGCGATAGCTTAGGGTATCTTGGTATCTCTATTGGCGCACATGGATGCAACTACAAAGCTGTTCATGAGGTCGTGGATGCGGTAGTCATATCAGAAAAGAACCCAAAGTTTCTCTCATGGATCAATGCTCTCAAGAACTGCCCTCTGATGGAGGAGACACTACCGCCTCAAGACAAATTGGTTGCCAGGTTCAAAGAGCATCTGCTCAAGCTTAATATTGAAGCGGAAAGACAGGCTTACCGTGTATCAAGCTCTGATTGA